The Episyrphus balteatus chromosome 3, idEpiBalt1.1, whole genome shotgun sequence genome segment tcagatttttcgtttgttgatttttttctctagcatttctttcattcaaacaagcatgatttgttgttatttttgagttgatttgtcgcaatgagccaataaaattgagttttttgtttatttgctctcaattttattggaagggagaaaataaactctgagtcaggacttttgatttgaaacgacctatacatcttttatttttcatacatattttgattttttatttatgtatagaTAAAAATATGATGTATTGTATATTATAAtgtaattaatatttatttcataaaatgccaaatagtcttttttttgttgttgaaaattaTACAACGACTTAAagtgaattattattaaaatgacAAGAAActaaagaattaaaataaaatgcgatGTTTGAAACAAAAggcttttctaaaaatatagagacaaaaaatatttaaatgcaactgcatttctaaaaaaatatcctaATTCAAGCTCATTTCCACGTCTACTTTCCACTCCATATACTCTGTTATCTAAATATTTGGTGTAGAACCCGCCTTTATAAAgcacttaatttttgtttttttttttttttgttaattgttttTAGCTTCAGCTCAGCAAcaacatttaaatatgaaaagggATGGTTAATGTCccttcattgtttttttttttttgtttttggtataAATTTAAAAGAGATCTTGAAGAGTGTGACCAGACTATCTTCGAAGGTCAACAAATTCTACGCTTAAATGTTCATCTACGTGGATATGAGTTGCATCCTAAAATTAAAAAGGTGTTTATATTAAGTAATAATGGggttcaataaaaattaaattaaacagacCATAAATAGTGGAGGATCATTTGGATGGGGGTGAAACCCAGCTTGACGGCATTGGGCAATATAATCCAAGCCATAATTTGGGGTCAGGCAAAAGAAACCAGATCtgttgaagaaattttaaaataaaaacacttaaaaaatgcaaagtataagaaaaatatattactTACGCTTGATATTTAGGAGCACATACAATAGCTATAGCTTCTGGCATCATCATTTGGTAGGAGCAATGAGTGTGAAGATCTACCGAAGAGAGAAAAGCCGTCTGACTTGGATGAGTCTGCAAATAAAGAAGAatgaatagttaaaaaattattattattattaattagttcatatgaattaaaactttttctgagctattgtggttaagaaaagaacaaatagataaagctcagaaaaagttttaattcatttgaattcatttggtatttaaaaattagttttttttttaaattcactcagtttgtttattttttaaattatttttttgtttaataaaatgatatgaaagttgaagaaaacaacttaaaaaacgaaaaaactgggtttgatgcaaaattgcgaTGAAACTGTActaactaaaactgtaataaattcttaattggttataaaaaattcttacaaatCGGAAGTAGTACGAATGTCCACTGGCTACGTCATGTGTTTAGCAATGAAAACTAATTTCTTGAGCAacaaaaatctgttaaaaagaTTGCATATACACCGTTAAAGGTTACACAGTGAAcgttaattttaaactttcaaaattatacaaatttagTTGCTGCTCTAACTAAACAAATAACTATGCCACAGAAATTGAAAGGTTATAACATTTTACTCGACGTCCAAATTCGAAAATGCACAAAACATGGTTTTGCTCTAGAAAACATTCGTatctttgaatttgaatttaagaGTAGGACAAAAGGCATTAACCACCACGAATTGGACTTTATGAGTAGGTTCTTTAAAAGTCGCCATTTCGACGGGAAGATAAAACTGAAGTTAATTATCATTGATGCTTTTGGCCAAGTATCTATAAATTCTAGTTTTAAAAAACTGTAGTTTATTTTATAAGCTTGAGAAATCAACCTTAAAGGAACGAAACAGATCTCAGTTGtcccactttttaaaaataccaCGCACCCAAGCTGCTTTTGTATGCTCAACTGTCTTAAACACATCTTTAATGAATTCCTCCTAGCACTACTACAATactattagaaatattttttctattcagTCAATGTCTTTATTCCATATTAAAAATTTCGCGGAAAACGCGAGGTAAAATTCATGACGAGGGATTTGAAGCCAATCCAGACATTAATCGAGTTCGAGAGGaatctaaaaatatataatgcCAAAACAAGGATTTCAACTATTGAATAGTTGATAATAGttgttttttctatattttatcTATTCCAAGAATTCAAAAGGTGCTatcgtatgaaaaaaaaaaaatggaaaatatattTCATTGTTTACCAATAACGGGAACTGTtgagttttttaaatatacaattGATTCTACTAATGGATATATGTATGCAATATGagattataagaaaaattacaAAGCATAGAAGACAAACTCACATGAATCCAACCTAAAGTAATGAGATTTTGTTGATCTTGTACATCGAAGATTTCCTCTTCCTTCATTGTATTACAACTATCTGCTGTTCCTTGTTGTTTCGGTATAATAACATGAGTAATAAGCAAACGATTATGAGCCAGCCGTCCAGCTAGAATTCCACATGTCTCTACATTATTCGCAGTGTTTTTACTTGCTAAGCTCAAAAACAGTGACATTGTATTATGCGGAATGACAACTGTCCGTAAAGAGCCTGAAGCCAAAAGTGATTCTGAAGATTCATTAGATGGCTTTTGGCTTCTATCGAAAATTGGtctaaaatgtaaaacaaaaaaaggataaacAAAGTTCAAACAAGAATAAAACACTCTAGTGGAATAACCAAAGCTCATAAAATggaaatattagggaacccaggCGAAGGCtacgattttgatgatttttttcaatcataAGTAATTGAAAATACTTTAACCATTATACCTAGATTAAAAATTTCCGCTATTGccgtattgattttttaaatttaattgaacatttttgttttcaaaaatgttgctgaAATTTcataattgatgccaaaagattgtttagaaaattaaagtaaaaataataatgggaGGGACagtcttccatcgtttaagcgatagatgcaattttctcacaaattgacttcaaacacaaaaaaaaacaaattatttgaccACAACGGTAGCACCTAAAAACTTATtactatttgtaaaattaaaattaagttaattgaatgcagcgtttttgaaaaactagtcctcaaactcagaattttgaaaaaaattattgaacaaattttaacgtgtcgtttttaaaatttgttcgtaataaaatatgcatttattaaaaaaaaaaaaatgtttggccatattaaattttatttgaattcataaagggAAATATCAAtatgtttatgaaaaaaagttaaaaagtatttcattttccaagaactttttttaatagaattttttgaaaacaaattatgtaacttatttttttttttcatttacatttacatataAAGTTATTCTTTCTTCATTCAACAGCTGTTATTTTTGAAGGTTAAATAGCGAAAGTTTGAAGGTTTTATTTGTCAAAGTCTTAGAGAAAATCCATTATTTCgaaacaaaaattcagtttttatcaaaaaaattcaatgaaattgaagtaatttttaatttttgtttcaaaactttgataaaaattaccttttcttctTCGAAATTTAACTAATAATATCTGtgaccaaaaaatttttaaaaataaaatcatattttattacgaaaaagtttggaaaaaagttattttaaatttttattataacattttttttttcaaaatctgagtttgagaaccgttttttttttttaacttttcattaaatttagtgaatttaaattttacagataggAATGAGCTTTACAGAAAGgaataagcttttttaaaaattcgcttttaaatattgtaggtgttgccgtaatgtcaaaatattttttttttgtttgaagtcagtttgagaaaaatgctctatcgcttaaacgatttaagattgtcccttactcttATATATTTGTTTCCCTTaaattaagcctagtacgcagctgaagcgaaaaaaaaaattttgtagtctccaaagtcaacagcgaacattttaaagaaaaaataccatcggataTTATAGTtcggtaaaaataataaaaatacaaataaaaaaaatcaagaaaaaccatcagaaaataagttttaaagcaaaaacaaaacaaattaaattttgttcaagatttcgttaacgaaattttgtattgaaaatttcgtttcgcttcagctgcgtactaggctttacctagaaatttttttggtatcatttaGTGCAGAAATTTAAGGGACAAAATTGGGtttgtaaaatattaattttaattaaaaaaaaaacaataattaatcTATAGAggtaaaagtatttttaattaccaacgtttgaaaaaaaagatcatcgaAATCGGAGCTGTTtcctaataacactggtcaacaaaattaaacttttttttgttacagaaaccaaaatatacttttctataggtttttgtatgcagagctcgaatccgaagtcagaaaaattctgtcacatcacgtttttcagatattcctgttagaaaatcgaaattgccgctttttaccagttttcgaggttatgtcttagcgtttggttattttcttgaattaaatttgtaacggtttctaaaagaacaaATTTTTGTCTTTCTGAATCCGTTTTAATCTTTTTAATATCTCATTAATTTCTTCGAGAAAttttaagttgaaatcaacgtgtttcgtatatttcatgtgcgtttgcttttaatagcaaatctcgaaaagttaTTTACCatttgctttcaaattttgacacaacttTCCATTTACAATTCCGTAAGTTTTTATATTGGCAAAATTGGTGAATCGCGGTGAGATGCAGAAAAGCGTGACCGTGACAGGTAGTTGTACTAAAGACCTACTAGTCAGAAAGTTATAACTTTTTGCTTGTTAAAACAATGTTTAAAAATACAGGAATGTAAATGagacgttgtgtcaaaatttgaaagcgattggaaaagaatttgagatataccaaacacgttgatttcgaCTAAAGATTTCTCGAAGaggaaaagagatattaaaaatattaaaacggatttagaaaggcaaaaaatagttcttttagaaaccgctACAAGTTCAGGAATTAACCAAacgctaagaaataacctcgaaaactggtaaaaagcggcaatTTCGATTTTCGAACGGGAATATCTCAGAAACGTGATGTGACAGAATTtatctgacttcggattcgagctcagcatacaaaaaattatagaaaagtatattttggtttctgtaacaaaaactaCTCAATTTTACTTACTTGACTGGTTTCTTATCAGAATCTGGTAAGAGTAATCCCGATGAAGGGAGATTCGATCTGCCACCAGTTCCGCTTGGAAAATCATTAGGATACACCACTTGATCCAATAAACTCAAATCAGGTGCACTCGGTTGCACTTTACTGTTTATTTGCACTTGCAAACCCATCGGCATGCTGCCTCCTCTATTCGATTTGTCTTTTTGCTCCTGTTGCAAACGTTGTTTTTCTCTTTCCAATTCGCGGGCCTTCTCGGCCTCCTTATTGGCCAGAAATTGTTCATATTCTTTTTGATAACGAACAAGTAACTTGTCTTTGAGTTTTTCAGTGACGGGAATGATTTCTTTAAGTTTCACCCGAATTGGTTGCTTGACAGCAGCAGGCACACTATTATAATCCGGATGAGTGCGGATTTTCTCAATGAACAAGGTCAtgaatttaatataaagtaTATAAGCATTTTCGTGATTGCCTTCGGTAAGATAGACATTGGCCATTCGAAGGATTTCTGTCCCTGAACGAAAATAACTACAAAATAGTGTACAAAAATGGAATAATAATAGAATTCTCCTCAAGGTTAATTTCTATAGAATTTGgaagagttttttttcttgtgactCACCGTTGTACAGGCATATTTGGATCAACTTCGATCATGTTACCATAGTTGGCCAAATGTTTTATTCGAGCTTGTGGCTCGACTATGCTCATGCCCATGTAGTTGGCTACTTTAGACAtgattgggttttttttttgtgttctcgGTTTTTGATTAGATTTTTAATGAATGCAAAggagttatgattttttttctcctttgaatttttcagtgtggattttactattttttacgattttttttttctttctttgaccTCGAAGACAGCTGattgattcaaaacaaaaatgatggatgACACAAGTGGTTTTGacgttttgttttgttaatataGTCCGAGAATCGAAGTGATTTCGGAGTTATGGGGGAGATGGTGGTGAATTGGTTTGTGTATTAGATATGGTGAGTTGAGTTTAATGGtgagttttaaatttgaaatgttGAGTTTGTAACAATAAGTAAAAAATCGTTACTTTTTTACAGGAAACGGAAATGCTTTCAGAGAATAGGTAACGATAACAATTATTTACGGTAACTGTAACAATTTAAGCAACTAATAACTTTATTAGTATGATGGGAATCCAAATTCTGCTCCTATTTTCAATAAGACAAATAATTGGATACGAAAActcagtggaaaaaaaaataaacgtaaGTAGAGTTTCTGAAactggaaaataaaacacaaaagaTAAAACCATAACAAAGTTatcatattgaaaaaataatcgAAAACAATTATGGAACAATATAACTTTTAAGGCTTGCACGGTTtcttacagacataattttaatattctcgGATTAGCCgagtttttttaacaaagaaagtACTTTTGTACTCACTTCGAACGTTTCGCATCAAGTTTCATTGAGCGTGTTCACCGGGAAACTGCCATGCCGTAAAATGTTATAATTGGTTAGATCGGCTCTGCAAGTTGTATTTGTGCTTAGGCTGTTCTAACTctggttgtttttgtttttgttggggTTCTTCTTGAGGTGAAGGTTGTTGGTGTGTAAAAAATAGCaatctttttgaagtttttttcctaaagatcgaaaacggtctgtcaaatcgaaaaaccgttaaagtaataaatgaaggtaataaaaagatctgcaacttttacttcaaattaattttaagaaaacctcaaataaaagagatatgacgaaaataagaaaatcaccctttgacttgcttcaaaaaaaccaccctaactcttaaaccgaaggtttaatcgaaaaaaatttatttaacatattctgtaggaaattaaattatctttaagattgctatacaattttttctgctaggtccaataatacgcgagttatgtgaaaaagtaaaataaataaattttcagaaaaacttcATTTTCGGGAGCGTCTAccgggggtttggccgcacttaaaatgtctgccatgggtatttttgtcatcagggagtccaccgctacaggatgcgactagcTTTAAGTGgataccctaaataaatcagttttcagaaaaactgcattttcgggaccgtctgccgggggtttggccgcactaaaaatgtctgccatgggtgtttTCGTTaacagggagtccaccgctacaggatgcgactgatttcaagtggttaccctaaatgaatcaattttcagaaaaacttcatttttGAAACCGTCTGTCGAGGGTTTGGccccacttaaaatgtctgccatgggtatttttgttatcagggagtccaccgctactggatgcgattaattttagttggttaccccaaagtctaaaaacgcaaaaaaaacgcattttcgggtcagtctgccgggggtttggccgcacttaaaatgtctgccattggtatatttgttatcagtgagtatgtggcgttggttatctataaattttaagtggttaccctcactaaatcgattttcagaaaaatggtacttttgatgcgctttttctcgacaacgccccaaataaatgcagactattcgtcatcaccatgacccagaccataaacaaaaaataccaagactggaaaatttcgtacgtctttccccccaaaacccttttgtggacagtgctgtctgtgaatatatgtgaaagccaccacgttgataaatgacgttaacacgcacacatttatagattcacgacattcaccacacatcggacacgaacacaacgataggttcacgacattcaccacaccgcgcagcttgtaggcaaacgtcagttgaccgccgagtttccagtcttggtattttttgtttatgacccagactacctctgacattcatatgaatcggttacctctcacgcaagaaatctgctcccggctcttagactaaatattttatcgccagtgataaaagttacagaatATGGGcacaggtcccagagcccaataaatttttaacagctgaaatttttttattcacctcaatagtgtcaaaaattttaaacggtgttaactatttaacgcaattcacacacggcctaagatTCAAAATTCTGAAGCGAAATTGTTAGGGCCAAAAAAGTGTGATGGGTGTTCTAAATcgtgttttttacgatttctgtaaaaattagacctcctatcgaaaaaaacgTAAATATAAATAACAGAAAGATCAACAAGTTTcactcaaattatttttttatataaccttaAAAATAGTGagaaaaaacacgatttttagtttttgttttttttttttatttttatattttgcaaaaaaagttagattttaacataaaaaacttacatctctttgtttttttttttaccttttttaatgtttttacagcaaaattttaatttttctacattacattacatgtaAATGTAATTTGTCTAATCGTTGACGTTCTGAATTCGAATCTGGATCAGAATTGCTCTAGAGTTTAAAGTTTTAGAGaagaaaaatgcaatttataaTGGGGAATGCTCTAGGGATATACTTTGTGTCtctcaatgttttatataaaaaaaaaaaataattcttcaatgggttttaaaaataaaataacaaaaaatcatttattttgtcTGTGCAAAACATATGCAACTTTGTGTGTCAAAAAACATGTTGGACCAACGGACAAAGTCGCGCCTTTATGGTTTTTGGGTTCAAATAAAAGTGTTTAGTTATTAAAACTTAATAAGGATAGAACCACAATTTTAAGTCATGCATTTGACaatcatctaaaaaaattacaggCCATGTATGTATGTTTTGCACAGCACTGattgctccaaaaaaaaaggtcttgttaacatttttcattaatctaaccattctaaagatattcgaggtcaaagttaaaaaaaattataaaaacattttatttttttaaaaattttccagttcactgaaaattcattattttcaatttagcaagatatattcttgtaggggcttaaacgttctacaaaaaattccttggaatcaaattgattgctttaaccgtttagaaaatattcgtatccaaaccaatgctcactgatttcaatagttttcttatgacccgtatgcattgcgatttggatcaGGGCTGCCACCTTACTCCTttagcagtagatctactgcgttTTAGCTCAAATGAAAATCTACTGCGCAGCCAAACGAATCTACTCcccttttaacaattttaatagtTCCTAACCAAAGTTTTGATTGTTgtccatttcaaaattttaaatactgagACACGTTCACTCACTCTAAATGTAttcactaaaaaattaaaatgcgaGTTTTGcgtgaacaaaattccaaacgaaaaattgaatttcacttgtTACTTGTGAGTTCCGGCCGAAAAGTTGTTCATGTTCGGGAAACAAGATgtatttttaactctttttcaggTAATTTGAGAAGCTACCGACATATTTTTGCTCAGTTATATTTTGGCTACTGGTGAAAAGTTAAAATCGCAATACCTAATAAGATTTCGGACCAACAAAATGATGTGAAACGACGTGGAACCGAAGATAGagctgttttgtattttttactgttgagctcatttttacttgctctatagggcaagtatggGTTTCGTGtcggaaaaaaatttaaggttttaataaaaaccaacattacgatgatggagaattccgaaaaagtgggtctcgcaattccgtccgtgcgtctgtgcgtctgtgcgtctatgcgtctgtgcgtctgtacgtccat includes the following:
- the LOC129916142 gene encoding STAM-binding protein, whose product is MSKVANYMGMSIVEPQARIKHLANYGNMIEVDPNMPVQRYFRSGTEILRMANVYLTEGNHENAYILYIKFMTLFIEKIRTHPDYNSVPAAVKQPIRVKLKEIIPVTEKLKDKLLVRYQKEYEQFLANKEAEKARELEREKQRLQQEQKDKSNRGGSMPMGLQVQINSKVQPSAPDLSLLDQVVYPNDFPSGTGGRSNLPSSGLLLPDSDKKPVKPIFDRSQKPSNESSESLLASGSLRTVVIPHNTMSLFLSLASKNTANNVETCGILAGRLAHNRLLITHVIIPKQQGTADSCNTMKEEEIFDVQDQQNLITLGWIHTHPSQTAFLSSVDLHTHCSYQMMMPEAIAIVCAPKYQASGFFCLTPNYGLDYIAQCRQAGFHPHPNDPPLFMDATHIHVDEHLSVEFVDLRR